In one Ananas comosus cultivar F153 linkage group 12, ASM154086v1, whole genome shotgun sequence genomic region, the following are encoded:
- the LOC109717888 gene encoding ras-related protein RABE1c, whose protein sequence is MAAPPARARADYDYLIKLLLIGDSGVGKSCLLLRFSDGSFTTSFITTIGIDFKIRTIELDGKRIKLQIWDTAGQERFRTITTAYYRGAMGILLVYDVTDESSFNNIRNWIRNIEQHASDNVNKILVGNKADMDESKRAVPTAKGQALADEYGIKFFETSAKTNLNVEEVFFSIARDIKQRLAEADSKPEDRTIKINKPDQAGAETAATQRSACCGS, encoded by the exons ATGGCCGCGCCACCTGCTAGGGCTCGCGCCGACTACGATTACCTCATAAAGCTCCTCCTGATCGGCGACAGCG GTGTTGGAAAGAGTTGCCTTCTTTTGCGGTTCTCAGATGGCTCATTCACCACCAGCTTTATTACCACGATTGG TATTGACTTCAAGATAAGAACAATTGAGCTCGATGGCAAACGGATTAAACTGCAAATTTGGGACACAGCTGGTCAGGAACGTTTTCGAACTATCACAACAG CTTACTATCGAGGAGCGATGGGCATTTTGCTTGTATACGATGTCACTGATGAGTCGTCTTTTAATA ATATAAGAAACTGGATCAGGAATATCGAACAACATGCTTCTGATAATGTGAACAAAATTTTGGTGGGTAATAAAGCTGACATGGACGAAAGCAAAAGG GCTGTGCCAACTGCGAAGGGACAAGCACTTGCTGATGAGTATGGGATTAAGTTTTTCGAAACT AGCGCAAAGACGAACTTAAACGTGGAGGAGGTGTTCTTTTCAATAGCAAGAGATATCAAGCAAAGGCTCGCAGAGGCTGATAGCAAACCTGAG GATCGGACGATCAAGATCAACAAGCCTGATCAGGCTGGTGCCGAGACCGCAGCAACACAGAGATCTGCGTGCTGTGGTAGCTGA
- the LOC109718972 gene encoding 40S ribosomal protein S15a, producing MVRVSVLNDALKSMYNAEKRGKRQVMIRPSSKVIIKFLLVMQKHGYIGEFEYVDDHRAGKIVVELNGRLNKCGVISPRFDIGVKEIEPWTARLLPSRQFGYIVLTTSAGIMDHEEARRKNVGGKVLGFFY from the exons ATGGTGAGAGTGAGCGTTCTGAATGATGCTCTCAAGAGCATGTACAATGCTGAGAAGCGCGGGAAGAGGCAGGTCATGATTAGGCCTTCCTCAAAAGTGATCATCAAGTTCCTCCTCGTCATGCAGAAGCACG GATATATTGGCGAGTTTGAATACGTTGATGATCACAGAGCTGGTAAAATCGTGGTCGAGTTGAATGGGAGGCTGAACAAATGCGGTGTTATTAGTCCTCGATTTGATATTGGTGTCAAAGAAATCGAACCATGGACCGCAAGGCTCCTTCCTTCCCGTCAG TTTGGTTACATTGTCCTGACGACCTCGGCAGGGATTATGGACCACGAAGAGGCTCGGAGGAAGAACGTAGGCGGCAAAGTACTCGGCTTTTTCTACTAA